The Ciconia boyciana chromosome 2, ASM3463844v1, whole genome shotgun sequence genome has a segment encoding these proteins:
- the NDUFB9 gene encoding NADH dehydrogenase [ubiquinone] 1 beta subcomplex subunit 9, with product MAAYLTHQQKVLRLYKKSLRHLESWCIYRDKYRYFACLLRERFDKNKDVKDMVKATELLKAGEEEFWANQHPQPYIFPDSPGGTSYERYECYKIPEWCLDYWHPSEKAMYPDYFAKREQWKKLQQESWDKEIKQLEEETPADGPRTEALPPARKEGHLPPLWWQYVTRPREMPM from the exons ATGGCGGCCTACCTGACGCACCAGCAGAAGGTGCTGCGGCTGTATAAGAAGTCTCTGCGGCACTTGGAGTCCTGGTGTATCTACCG AGACAAGTATCGCTACTTTGCCTGCCTCCTGAGAGAACGATTTGATAAGAACAAGGATGTGAAGGATATGGTGAAAGCTAcagagctgctgaaggcagGCGAGGAGGAGTTCTGGGCAAACCAGCATCCTCAGCCGTACATCTTCCCTGACTCCCCTGGGGGCACTTCCTATGAGAGATATGAGTGCTACAAG atTCCTGAATGGTGCTTGGATTACTGGCATCCTTCTGAGAAGGCGATGTATCCTGATTACTTTGCCAAACGAGAGCAATggaagaagctgcagcaggaaagctGGGATAAAGAG ATAAAGCAGCTAGAAGAAGAAACTCCAGCTGATGGCCCAAGAACTGAAGCTTTGCCTCCAGCTCGTAAGGAAGGGCATCTGCCACCACTGTGGTGGCAGTATGTAACAAGACCTCGTGAAATGCCCATGtaa